From the genome of Monomorium pharaonis isolate MP-MQ-018 chromosome 2, ASM1337386v2, whole genome shotgun sequence, one region includes:
- the LOC105835408 gene encoding sarcoplasmic calcium-binding protein 1 isoform X1 translates to MAYSWDNRVNFIVKFLYDIDKNGYLDKHDFECMALRMTLIEGKGEFNYSRYQENLHIMLSLWEEIADLADFDKDGVVTIEEFKKAVQNSCVGRSYNDFPQAMKMFIDSHFKILDMNEDGVIGAEEFRYDCASRIAVDNVDVLDKAYQSLLNDDDRRRGGLTLSRYQELYAQFLGNPDDNCPAIYLFGPIGQES, encoded by the exons atggCATACAGCTGGGATAATCGCGTTAATTTCATAGTGAAATTTCTGTATG ATATTGACAAAAATGGATATTTGGATAAGCACGATTTCGAGTGCATGGCATTAAGAATGACGCTGATCGAAGGCAAGGGCGAATTCAATTACAGCCGGTACCAAGAAAATCTTCACATCATGCTCTCTTTGTGGGAGGAAATAGCCGATCTGGCAGATTTTGATAAG GATGGCGTTGTAACGatagaagaatttaaaaaggCTGTACAAAATAGTTGTGTTGGTCGTTCTTATAATGACTTTCCTCAAGCTATGAAGATGTTCATAGATAGCCATTTCAAGATACTTGACATGAATG AGGACGGTGTAATTGGTGCCGAAGAATTTCGATATGATTGTGCTTCAAGAATTGCTGTGGATAATGTAGATGTCCTCGATAAAGCTTATCAAAGTCTTTTAAAC GATGACGACAGAAGACGCGGTGGATTGACTTTATCACGTTATCAGGAATTATACGCGCAATTTCTCGGTAATCCCGACGACAATTGTCCAGCAATTTACCTCTTTGGACCAATAGGACAAGAATCGTAA
- the LOC105835408 gene encoding sarcoplasmic calcium-binding protein 1 isoform X2, producing MALRMTLIEGKGEFNYSRYQENLHIMLSLWEEIADLADFDKDGVVTIEEFKKAVQNSCVGRSYNDFPQAMKMFIDSHFKILDMNEDGVIGAEEFRYDCASRIAVDNVDVLDKAYQSLLNDDDRRRGGLTLSRYQELYAQFLGNPDDNCPAIYLFGPIGQES from the exons ATGGCATTAAGAATGACGCTGATCGAAGGCAAGGGCGAATTCAATTACAGCCGGTACCAAGAAAATCTTCACATCATGCTCTCTTTGTGGGAGGAAATAGCCGATCTGGCAGATTTTGATAAG GATGGCGTTGTAACGatagaagaatttaaaaaggCTGTACAAAATAGTTGTGTTGGTCGTTCTTATAATGACTTTCCTCAAGCTATGAAGATGTTCATAGATAGCCATTTCAAGATACTTGACATGAATG AGGACGGTGTAATTGGTGCCGAAGAATTTCGATATGATTGTGCTTCAAGAATTGCTGTGGATAATGTAGATGTCCTCGATAAAGCTTATCAAAGTCTTTTAAAC GATGACGACAGAAGACGCGGTGGATTGACTTTATCACGTTATCAGGAATTATACGCGCAATTTCTCGGTAATCCCGACGACAATTGTCCAGCAATTTACCTCTTTGGACCAATAGGACAAGAATCGTAA